Below is a genomic region from Prunus persica cultivar Lovell chromosome G3, Prunus_persica_NCBIv2, whole genome shotgun sequence.
TAAGCCAAAAAGATTTCGTTTTTTTTGCGGTGGATTTTTATGTCCTGAAATTCAAAACTTCTGCATtttctcaaaaataaataaaaaagatggtATGTTTCAGAAATGGTCGAGATTGATTTAAGTATAGAGTGCATTTGCTTCTCTAGGAATTTTGGAGCAGGAGCAGTGCGAAGGTCATTGAACTTTCAATTAAACTTTCCCCACAAGTTTTTTATCAGGAGGATTCGGATGGAAAATAGTAATCACAACTGTAGCCTAAGAGGTGGCAAGGAGGATTCAAGAGGTGCCTTGGTTGTTCTGGAAGGCTTGGATCGTTGTGGCAAGACTACGCAGTCTACTAGACTAGTTGCAAACTTGGAGAGGTTAGGGCATTCAGCTGAATTGTGGCGGTTTCCTGACAGAACGACAAGTGTTGGGCAAATGATATCTTCTTATCTTTCCAACAAATCCCAACTGGATGATCATACAATCCATCTACTCTTTAGTGCCAACCGTTGGGAGAAGAGGTTTGTTGTGTTATTCTTTGCAATATGATATACTCTGTTTCTGAGCTTTTCCATAATAGGACAGATATTGCACTTGTTCTGAttgttgttttagtttttaactTACGTCATGGGAATGCAATGATTGAGTTGTGTAAAAATCTGGTTTGAGTTGAGAAACCAATGCAGCATAGTGATCAATAAAATATGTTAATTAAATCATAAGCACATATGTAAGCAGTGAAGGTAACTTCAGTTTTATGGCTAGTGAGGAAACAAGTGattgatatttttgtttctgtagGCTTCTAGTCTGTATGGGCATCCAAAACAATTGTTTTACAGGTCCTGGTGCTGGTTTACATCAGATTTGACAATAACCTCATGTATTCCACAGTTATATTTCTGAGCTCCCTGAATGAGACCGATATATGGTTGCAGGACGTTATTTCAACAACGCATACTTTAGAAAAGATAAATTTTGAGGTGTTTCCATGTTATGTTTAGCTTACAAGTTAAACTGAACCATCTAAACCATCTAATGATTAAGTGCAGAGTACAAATATAAAGCTCGGTATCATGTTTGCTTAGGTTTTCATCATGTGGCATGGTTCTCTTAGGCAGTGCTTTATAAAAGATGGGGAATAACTTATGAGGGGGGAAAATCCAAGTCCCTTGTTGTATGGCATAATCATTGGCTTGTTAATTTGTTGAATCCCTATTTTGATTACTATAAGAGTGTGTGCACTTCAATGTTTCCTGAAATCATTTCTTGGATGAAGAATGAGGTGGTCACAAATCAGTGTACTAAATCTGTAATGTTTATGCAGATCATTGATGGAAAGCAAATTGAAAAGTGGAATCACCCTTGTTGTTGACCGTTATTCTTATTCGGGGGTGGCCTTTTCATCTGCCAAAGGACTTGATATTGAATGGTGTAAGGTGGTGAAatgctgctttttttttttttttttacccctAATGATGTTTATCTTCTCTATCTGATGGAATTTAAAAACAACGAAGTATTCTTTTCCAGGCTCCAGAGATTGGGTTATTGGCTCCAGATCTTGTAGTGTACCTTGACATACCACCTGAAGTAAGTAGTCATTCTAATGTTTGCAGTGAGGGAAGAAAAACACGAAGACTTAACCCATATTTTGCAATTTTGGATGTTGGAGTGTTAATTTTCTGTGTAATTATATATCTAATTTTGAACATGGTTAAGGACTTAATTTCCTCTTTTATTGCTTGTTACTTATATGGTCCGAAATATCTTCCGCGACATAATTTTTCACAGTTAATAGCATATATGTTCTGACATATCCTCAAAAGAAATTTCCTAGATAAGCATCAATTTTGCAGAGTTAATGGCATCTCGAAATAAAGaaccaatatatattgttgGCCCCTTATGACTAACTGCTGATATTTTAAGGTGCTTATGCCATGCCGATATATATTGTTTATGAAAAGGATCACATGGGCCTTAGTATTGTGaggattttgaaaattatacGGAAGTAGTAATCTTTTCCCCTATTGAACTGAAATTATAATTGTCAGAAAGCTGCTGAAAGAGGAGGCTACGGAGGTGAGAGATATGAGCAGCTTGAGTTTCAAAAGAAGGTTGGCCAAAACTATCAGGTCCTCCGTGGTCCCACTTGGAAGGTAGTTTATTGATCCATTCTTAAATTGCATTGCAATAAAGAATCCCAATATTTGCTTCTGATTGTGATGCTATCTTGAGCGTGTCATCCTGGATGCAATTTTGAACGAGTTTTAAATTGGTGTTGGAATATTGAATCTATTTTCCTGTAGTGGCAGTTAAAGAATAAATTGAATGGTTGttcataaaagataaaaagaaaaagaataaactGACCGGTAAATGAAGTCACCTCACACAAAGAGAATGATGCcaaatccaatttctttgcCTGATGTCAAATTTTCTTCTGCTTCCCAACAAATGCTAATTCGAAATCTGTTCCTTATATGTAACATCCACACTGGCTGGACTGCCATTATCTGATGATTACACATTTTATGTTGAAATGATGCTGCAAGTTGGTATTCATTTTATAGTAACCAAATTCAGGCTTATCGCAGTAGCAGTTGAAACTTTAATCATGAAACAACTCAGCCTGCTAGAttgtcaaaaaaatttggtttgCATTGAAGCATATTATTCTTGGGTGAGTTGAGTTATGTGGATATCGTGAAgagataaaatttattttggccTGATGCAGATCATAGATGCTTGTTCGCCCATGGAGGACATTGAGGAACAGTTGCAAAATATGGCATTGGATTGTGTAAAAACATGCCAAGAAGGGAAACCGCTCTCATGTCGCTGGTCCTGTTAAATTTCTGTTCTCTTGATCGGGGGAGACGCATGTATCCTTCCAGGGTCCAATGCCCTCTCTCTTCCTAGTGAGCTAGCTATGCAGATTGCAGGGCTTACTGACCGAGTAGTGAACGGAGTTGCCCTGTTCTGTTTCGAGTATTTCATCTCTGATTGTAACTTCATACATCTTTGCATTTCAAAAGTAGGTTTGCTTATCTTATTAATGTATCATCACACTTTGCTTtttactgaaatagatgagattgcaaatttgcttgaatgaatttgattgtAACCATGGCAGTCTCTAGTGAACAAACTTACAATTTTTGTGGTCATGAGGGTTGACGCTCATAAACTAGTaaccaaaaacataaaagaaatatCCTTTGGTTTTGGGGCTCTTGTTGCTCCCccatttcataaaataaataaataaaacataaaagaaataaactgCGGCGCTGGTAAGCTCTTATACACCCGTAGTTGCTGCTCCATAGATTCGGGCTTAATTGagattataatattataaccTTAGGGTTTAGATAGCTACAGCTTTGGAGGCATCTATTCTACTTTCTACTCAGTGGTTAGGCGGCCAGCTATACACATGTATATGCATGGGCATGGCCACTTAATTGACGAAGCAAAGGAAAGAGTAATTTGACTCATCTCCATCCAATCATCTTATGCCAGCCTCTGATATTAAGATATCTTAATTTgatgcaaagttcaaaagcaaTCAACCTAGTTGATCAAGTAGATATTGTATGAGAATTTGAAGCCTCGTGAAATTAAGCAGGTTTCACGAATACTGGGTGAAGATTATTAATGATTACGAGAGTCAAAAGTTGTTAGCAGTTCCCGATAATTCTAAATTATAATGCCTTGTTATTGTTGTCAACACCATCgacaataaaatattatataaagtTTTCCCATAAGGAAAGTGACCTTCAAGTTTATGATGTGATCGTGaatatatatgaagaaaaGCCAATGATTGCAGAAAGACTTACTTGTAATGGGGATAGAACTAGTTTGCTATCTGCAActaataacacaatgacacgTGAAAAAATTATCTCACTTATTATTGCGTTATTGACCGAGAATAGAGAATAGCAGCTATTCCTATTGCATGAAAGTCTTTCTCCAATAATTAGGCCACGATAAGCTTTAGATgtagatatatatatctgaTGCTGATGCTGATGCTGATGGAAACAATTAATGGCAGAAACTTGATGAAGACAAAATGGAGAAGTATTGATTTCTGATGAAGACGTGCGTTACtggattaaaaaagaaaagaaaaaacataaaacatacCAGGTTTGAAACACTAGATGGTGTTCTAACAGAGGTTTTTACATAGCTTCATGCATGTCTCCCCTCTTAGCTTCATAACGCATGTTGCAGCCCTTTTGCGGTTGCTAAATCTGTTTAGATTTCTTCCAAAGCACTCCATTTCCATTATATATACCTTTTCATCGGTTGCTaattaacaatttaataatCTGATACTGCTTACGTACCAATATACACTTTCAAGACTCTATTTGCAATTATTCTTCAGATCCTCATCAGAAGTTGGCCGCCTCACAAATTAAGATCAAACCCTGTTACGTACCAACAAAACTTAAATATTAacatatatatcaaaataaggaaagaaaacaataatctGCCTATATATTCAAAACAAAGTTAATCAAACTCATCCTGCTCCCTGCCCCCAAAAATATCAGGAAGAAAATCATCTGTGGTTGGTTAGGAGGTTTCGGGAAATAATATCCTATCATGATGAGTTTTCTATTGCCACTCAAGCTCTGgattaaaagaagaataacACAAAATCCGCACAGTTTTTGCCAACGGGGTCTAGGTTAGTGAAAAGAGCATCAACTTGAATATCAAAGGTCTCAAGTTCAAGCCTCTATGACATCCTAGTAGTGTGTGTATGAGAGAGAAACCCACCTctctttataatttataatattacttgtactaaaaataaataaaaaataacacagaAGATAGGAttttataattcaaatgcaaagtttaattaaatattagatGCTAAGCACAATAGGTATTGTTGGTAGTCCAGCCTCTATATACTATAAcattataacttttttttattctagTCAATTGAATGTGTTTAATTGTTGAaatctttcaattttcaatttttttatgttcaaCTCTATATATTCCTCTATCCGTAGAGTACATTGAATGTACAGATATGACTATAACAGAGTTCATGATCTTGTTGAAATccgaacagaaaaaaaaaaaattataatttttgagcaatccctaattaaatccTAAGTAAATATATATCTAAGTTTGATTGAGACATCGATCAAGTATTATGTACGTCTGTATACTGTATAATTCCAGCTGGTTCCACAAAGCTGAAACATGTAtgacctttttctttctgaccAATTAATTCATCTGAACAtagcatgcatgcatgtaacTTAAAGTGAATGAAAGGACTATAATGTGCTCAGATAAAAGTAAAAGAGAAGTTCAATatgtaattatatattttgcaaTAATACACATGCAAAActctattattttcttaagatTATAGTTCATTTGGGAATTCAAACGTAAATTCttcatttctcaaataaaaaagagttgtATTCtggcaaaacaaaataagaaaaagaaaatagttcCTCATAAATAATATGTAAGAAGAAACTAGATGAAGCCGATGCTAgtatgctttttcttttctttttttaatagaaatttTAGGATcacattcataattcagctaTAACAAAGTCACTATTCACACATGACCGATACAAACTAGTCACAAAAGGCCATTACAACAATGAagcggtctaatatcaaaattaagccAATGCCAGTATCCTAGCTgtcatatatttattaattgacCTACCCATATGAACACATTGTATGTATTAATGTTGATATTTAAGCATTAATGTTTAATTTGCTATAAACATGTCATCTAGATGGATAGTTTATAATTATCCTCTAATTTTATCTTACCTGTGGCAAGAAcacaacagaaaaaagaagaaggcgGCATTAGtactaattaatattaatgtgGTTTATGCTAATTAatacaataaattaatattcatAATATTAATACATGTTATCTTCAAATTAAATGTACTtgtcacttttttttaataaatattattgagACCTACCCCATTAGAGTGATCGATGCACATGGAACCACTGTACACCCAGCAAGCATCACTCATTCACTCACTATACAcatcttgttttgttttgttttttatttttctgtttgttaATCTAgctaattaaaagaaaatgactGATTAATATCTTGCGAATTTGTCCTACCTACCCACGAATCAAGTTTTGCCATGCTTATAATCCGTGTTTATCCTAAAAGCAAGTATTGATTCCATTCTCTACGTATACAACTCTAATTGGTGAAGTTGATCACTGCACCCAACTCATACAAATGTGTgttctatacatatatatatatatataatgaatatATTTACCTGAGATCTGTTATTCTTGGGGTTCAATCTTCCACTCCATCTACTTATCTATAAAACTAAATGATCGACAACTCAACGGCCCAAAGTGAGGGCAGCCTTAACGTCCAGCCTCCATGCAAATCCTCCACCGTCCATTCTCCACAAATCACAAGGCACCATTCGAGAGTACTTCTCCTTACCCACCATGTATTGCAGCTTTACTTGGCATGTGAACGCCCAATGCGTGTACGGCAACTTCTCTTTTATCGCCAACCACACCGCTATCTCCGATGTGTAATTCCCTTGGCTCACCATCCTCTTAAACGCCCCGTTCAGCCACTGAACCCTATTCTCGCCGTCCGATATAAACCCCGGACACGTGTCTCCCTCCAGATTCCTCATCCTATCTGCGTCCGTACATCTCCCAACCCCAGACGTCCCTTGCACATTCATGCAAGTGCCTGCCACGCACTCCACTGTCACCCAAGACTTCACCATCATCTGCTGCAACTGCATCCCCACCGTCGGATCTGAACAACCACCACCCATGTAACTGCTCAACCACATGGGGAGGCCCTGATCTTCCCCTATGGGAggattcttattattattactgaCCGTATGATCTAAATCGTACCAAGATCCGCCGTCCGTTGAGTGGTCGGTAACAGTACTCTCAGGCAAGAGCTGCAGGGTCCTCACCACGCCATTAGGAGGAGCTGCAAGGTCGTCTTTTGTAATTtcttgttcctttttctttcttctagtATACCCACTATTGTTCTGAACCCTAAcgtattttctcttctttcttccacTTGTCAAAACTGAGTTCTTGTTTCCTGTCGGAGCTGTGGCTCCGGTATCCACCGGTTTCGGTGCGATCGGCCGAAATCTGAGCATGGTCCGAGTCGTAGTAACTGACTTATCTACCTCCCCACCAGCGCATCTTAGCATCTGCCACCCATCTCCGCCCTCCATATCTACGCCTCCTCCGATCTTCAACAAATAGccacctctctctctatctctttctttccttctctctcgtCGGAGTGGGAGCTCAAAATGAAGAGATAATTATATTAGTAGCGGCGGCTGTTGTAGTCGCCAGTGAGGTGAGGGGGCGTGGAGAAAACAAACACACCACCTGAGTTGCTAGGGCTACCCTACACCCTCCAAAGCAACAACGATGGGATTTGATTGGTTAAATCTTTTGGGGTGTGGGGCCCACTGGAAAAGTAGGAACCCCGGATGTAATTGAGATAGGGTCCCACATCTGATCCAATGAGAAGGCATAAGGTGTCAGGCACTGCCGAAAGGAAAGGTACACGTGGGGCTACCTCGAGCTTAGCGTAGTAATGTTGGCCTTTGGGGAGGTTCGAGAAATCTTATACGTGGTGGTTTTTCATTCGCAAAGAACATCAAAATTCGGTTTCCCAAATACAACCTCTTAAAGCTTACACGCGAGACGACCTGCGTGAGACGCACTCTCGGATGGAAGAGCCCTCACACATCACATATACTACAAAGCAAGGGCAACACGTGAGAGGTATGCGAGTGCAATAGATTAAGTTGTTGCTTTATGATGAGGACGCGTGGATGG
It encodes:
- the LOC18782196 gene encoding thymidylate kinase, yielding MENSNHNCSLRGGKEDSRGALVVLEGLDRCGKTTQSTRLVANLERLGHSAELWRFPDRTTSVGQMISSYLSNKSQLDDHTIHLLFSANRWEKRSLMESKLKSGITLVVDRYSYSGVAFSSAKGLDIEWCKAPEIGLLAPDLVVYLDIPPEKAAERGGYGGERYEQLEFQKKVGQNYQVLRGPTWKIIDACSPMEDIEEQLQNMALDCVKTCQEGKPLSCRWSC
- the LOC18782577 gene encoding uncharacterized protein LOC18782577; translated protein: MEGGDGWQMLRCAGGEVDKSVTTTRTMLRFRPIAPKPVDTGATAPTGNKNSVLTSGRKKRKYVRVQNNSGYTRRKKKEQEITKDDLAAPPNGVVRTLQLLPESTVTDHSTDGGSWYDLDHTVSNNNKNPPIGEDQGLPMWLSSYMGGGCSDPTVGMQLQQMMVKSWVTVECVAGTCMNVQGTSGVGRCTDADRMRNLEGDTCPGFISDGENRVQWLNGAFKRMVSQGNYTSEIAVWLAIKEKLPYTHWAFTCQVKLQYMVGKEKYSRMVPCDLWRMDGGGFAWRLDVKAALTLGR